A stretch of the Comamonas testosteroni TK102 genome encodes the following:
- the rbfA gene encoding 30S ribosome-binding factor RbfA codes for MATKRKSAAPNRSFKVSDQIQRDLSELIARELKDPRVGMVTLQGVEVTPDYAHAKVFFSVLVGDPEVTLAALNQAAGFLRNGLFKRLHIHTVPTLHFVYDRTTERAADMNALIAKAVASRGPEQE; via the coding sequence ATGGCAACCAAACGCAAATCTGCTGCACCCAACCGCAGCTTCAAAGTTTCCGACCAGATCCAGCGTGATCTGTCGGAGCTGATCGCCCGCGAGTTGAAGGACCCGCGCGTCGGCATGGTCACGCTGCAAGGCGTGGAGGTGACTCCTGACTATGCCCACGCCAAGGTGTTCTTCAGCGTGCTCGTCGGAGATCCCGAAGTGACGCTGGCTGCACTCAATCAGGCCGCGGGCTTTCTGCGCAACGGCCTGTTCAAGCGTCTGCACATTCATACCGTGCCCACGCTGCATTTCGTCTACGACCGCACTACAGAGCGCGCTGCCGACATGAACGCCTTGATCGCCAAGGCTGTGGCGTCGCGCGGACCCGAACAGGAATAA